The nucleotide sequence GCGCGCGACGCGCATGCTGAAAAACGACGAGATCGTGGGCATCCTGCCCGAGGGCACGCGCCGCGGCAAAGGCACGAAGACCCCCGAGATCCATTCCGGCGCCGCGTTCGTCGCGAAGATGGGGAAGGCCCCCCTCCTGCCCATGACCGTGCGCAACGCCGAGAACGTGAAGAGGAAGGGCGAGCGCCTGCGCTTCCCCAAGATCACCATCGAGTACGGCAACCCCCTGCTCGTGGAGGACTTCGACTTCCTGCCGAAGGAGGACCGCCTGGAGGGCTGTACGTGGTACGCCATGCGCGAGTGCTTCGCGCTGTCGCTGCGCGTGCCGCGCGAGCAGGTGGACATGCCCGCGCTGTTCCCCGGTGGACGCGACTTCACGGCCGTGTTCGAGGAGCATCCCGTGCCCGAGCACACCACGGCCGAGGTCGTGGCGGGCATCCGCGCGAAGCGCGCCGCCAAGGCGGAGGTTTCCGCCGTGCCGGCCGGGGAGCGCTCGTGAGGGTGGTGCGCGCCGCGTACGCCGGCGCCTGCTACGGCGTGCAGCGCGCGCTCGACCTGGCGCTCAAGGCCGTCGAGGACGGGGGGAGGGCCTACACGCTGGGCCCGCTCATCCACAACCCGCA is from Gordonibacter urolithinfaciens and encodes:
- a CDS encoding lysophospholipid acyltransferase family protein; the encoded protein is MSLILPYEKIWDMPLGGTSDEKQAPHWAGNLIWGFLVFVFKICFRYRVDNRESIRGFDKESGVVVVANHTSFLDVAFMYLATRPQQWLRFMGRESLFDNAHGLVGQILSRVGAFPVKRDSADRTAIKRATRMLKNDEIVGILPEGTRRGKGTKTPEIHSGAAFVAKMGKAPLLPMTVRNAENVKRKGERLRFPKITIEYGNPLLVEDFDFLPKEDRLEGCTWYAMRECFALSLRVPREQVDMPALFPGGRDFTAVFEEHPVPEHTTAEVVAGIRAKRAAKAEVSAVPAGERS